In Papaver somniferum cultivar HN1 chromosome 9, ASM357369v1, whole genome shotgun sequence, the genomic stretch TCTCATGTAAAAATTCTCCCTCATGGTATTTATGAAATTCTTTCTCCGTCCGGATAAAAGAATTTAACTGCGAGAAAAAGTTGACAAGGTTGAAAACATAGAATTTATTTCTATAATAAAGAGATCGAGAACATTTTAGAAAACCCTTTGTCATCCACATCCTCTACCTCTGGGGTGCCTTCCTCTAAGCCAAGCTCGATTAACTGATATCCATCGCCCTTTTGCCACACTATATCCGAACGGACATGAACCTGCAGTTTTATGTTATTAAAGATTACAAGTTTAGGAAACAAGTGACCATGTGTATTGTCTATAGACTCTATACTTAAAAGAGTGAATAAACAGAAACAAAATTCTCCGGACATACATCATTCACTTCCAATGTTTTAATCAGAGTGGGATAGTTAGGAGATTTCTTGCATAATACACAAAGCATATGAGGTCGCCATCCTCTACTTTCTATCTTTCTTCCACACAAATTAAGCAGCCCAGGCATGATTTCAAGAGCCCAAACCTATACGAATAATAAAATAAGTTATACATCAATCCAAAGAGATTACCCAAATGATAGCGTTCATACAACCAAAAAATATCAACCAAAGTACCACTTACCAACAAGGCATTTGCAATTCCAACCACCTGGTAATGAGGTTCCCTACTACTAAAACAATTGTTCTTTTTGTTGGCTTGATGAAGTAGTGGTGATGTAAATTTCGTAATTCGGTTAAATGCTACTTCACCCCATGGGTACTTGTTAAATACCTCCAAGTCGTCAACTAAATGCCAATAACTGATGTTTATGGGCTCTCTAAGTTGACGGCTCATTAGGAAGTTGTGCACAACCAGAAGTAATGCCAATTTCACCCTGTCTAGAGAAGAGCAATTAGAATTCTTTTCGGAAAGGAAAGCCTTTACTGTTGATGCGCTTACACAATTATGGTTGGGGAAATGGGCTGTCATCAGGGATGGCGGATTTGCGGGAGACACAAAAGCTCTCTCGGGCTTCTTGAAACTAAGCCCTGTAATCAAAGCAAATTCTCTCTTTCCAAAATGCAATATTTTTCCACCAACCTTGAAGTGCATTTCATCTGGTTTATCATCCACGTGAATCTCCCTTGAATGTAAGAAATGCACAATAGTGCCGCTGAACTTGGAATTTGCTGGCACCGAAAGTAGATGGCCAATTGATGTGCCCTTAAATATGGCTTTCTCATCAACGGACAACAAGTCCCGTACTTCAGCTAGTAGCGGTAAGCTTGAGCAATTTGAGACTTGCATATTTTTATCCCTAAACTTCTGTGGGTGAATATACACACTACAAACCGCAAAAACAGTTACAAATTAACCTTTTCGAGTTCTTTGAATGCCAAATTAGACCCATTTAATTTATGAACGCATGCAAATTTAGGGGCTATACAGCAATTCACTTCAAAATGAAAAATCACTTAATTAATTATAAGTTTCCAATTCACCTGTCATTAACACCTTCAACTGCCACATTTTTACGAAGGCTTTTCCTTCGATCCATAAGTTGGACTGTTGGAGTCTACAAACAATGATTGTTGTAGGTTAGTAATTGTCATTtgcaaaaaacaaaaagagagatataactctacgTTTTAGACTGAAATATTGAATCTTAACAAAGTAACAATGCTAAATAACTAGTATCTAGAGCATGTTTAGTGTCCAAGGCTTGTCTAGTCTAGTCTAGGCACCTGACTTCAAGAGTAGAACCACAAAATCCCACTGAAACTCGTCCTCTATGTGAAAAAAAACAAGATTCCTACGACGAATTTCATGAAACAGAACGTGCATGTTAATTTCTCCGCTGAATTCAACAACAGTACGAAGAAAACAGAGTTGAAAGAGAAAATGGCAGTATATACTCCTTGTTTAGTCACAAAATACCAAGAAATTAGCAAACTCTGACGAATTACTTACTCGATTTCGGAGGTAACACCAACAACACCATCAATAAATCGATTTCGAACTGAGATTTCAGTTTTTGAGGAGTTTGAATCGATTTCGAAATGTGAACTGAATGAAATGTGAAACTGACTTGATAAAAAGAATATGATGCGGAGAAAGACCTTCGATCTGCTTGTCCTGCTTGTTTTTCACTTTTGAGTGAGGGGACTTCAAACACGTATACTGGCTACAACCTGCCAAGTGCCACTGTAATTATAAGGATGTGTCCAGTGGTGCAGGTGGGTGATCCACGTGTTTTAAATATGAAGTCTCTTCGAAACGTGGCACTGAAGAACATAGATAATAGTAATAAATGATGATTCAATTTAATCACTATTTcaatccaaaaagaaaagaaaagcaaaaacaAACACTTGTGATAAGGAAAACAATAACCCAGAATCATCATTAACTACTATAGTCATTATAAAAGGGACAAAAACTTGACAAAAATCAAAAGGTGAAAATAGATGGCCAATGTTACTTATGCAAGTTTAACTGTCTCACAGACACTCCCAGTTAAAACACTGACATAAAATTTACAGACATGTTACCCATTTACAAGACGGACAGACTGTAAGTCACTTTGTCTGGCTCATAAAACTGCTTCTTTCATCGTATCACGACCAGTAAATATACAAATTCAGCTAAGCACTAAACCTAGAACAACTTCATTTTTAAATTTGATTTTCTGAGTCAGCTTTTCTTGAGTAGCTATCAGCTCGCATGATATTGCCGCTTCAGCTTTTCTTTTCTGAATTTTTACCTTGGAAAGTTCAGCATTAAGTTCATCTTCTCTTGTCAAAAGGCCATCATATCTGACCTGCATTACATCCAATACTTGTATATGGCTTTCAATTTCTGTATCTATCCCGAATGAAGACCTCCAATGGTACCTAAGTCGATTGAATCCTTTACGAAGCCACTTAATATTGAATTCCAAGGACTCGGCATCTTTGATGAATCCTTCCCATCTCTCCAGCAATGCTTCACTCAATTCTGAACCTCGCACATATTCCATAGCGGAGATGATCTTCAATAAACTGGTAACACATGTGAGTAACATTGCATCATTGAACTTGATGACTTTTTTAGTCGCCATATGCCCATGCTTTTCATATATCTTCTTGTACAAAATTACATACTCTTCTGGGATCTTTAAGTTGTCCACACGTTCAAATCCTTCCACTCTCTCTTGAACTGAAGCCCTTGTAAACCCTGGGGGGAAAGGACTGATATCTGAGGAAGTCGAAATATATAACAAGGTAGAATCATGAGTCAGGCCCTTGGAAGAGGAAGTATCTATTGTAGCATACAGAGGTTCTTCAACAAGCTCACCCACTTCAAGTGTTTCAGTTCTTGTAGTTTTTTCTCTAGAACAAGATGACATATTCCCTTTGTGTACATCCTTGCTATGCGAGTCCTTCATACTGGTGCCGCACTCATTCTCTTCTGTACTTACCTTTCTCTTTTTGGAAAGCAAGACAGACGCCTGTAAGACGTGGAAGAAAAAAATCAGATGTATAAAATAAAGAGGTGCGACACAGAGAGAAAAATCGATTACCGCATCTGGGACTTCGTGGTCTTGATTGCAATCTTCCGTCTCATGAAAAGAGTCCCTCTGAGAAGATTCCCCATGGTATTCGTGTCTTTCTTTCTCTGTCCAGATAAAAGAACTTAACTGcggaaaaagaaaaagttaacaaGGTTGAAAACCAAGaatctttttttaattttctgtTATACTGCTTAAAACAGGAAGAACAACAATTTACAAAAGCCTTCGCAGTCCACATCCTCTACCTCCGTTGTACCTTCCTCTAAGCCAAGCACTAGTAACTGATTTGCATCACCCTTTTGCCACATTATATCTGAGAGGACATGAACCTGCAATTTTATGTCCGTAAACATTACAAGTCTAGCaaaaaaattaaacataaaagaaataaaatttttaAGACATACATCATTCACTTCTAGTGTTCGAATAAGACGGGGATACTCCGGAGATCGCGTGCATAATACACAAAGCATATGAGGCTGCCAGCCTCTACTTTCTATCTTTCGTCCACATAGATTAAGCAGCCCAGGCATGATATCGAGAGCCCAAACCTGGAACATATAATAACATAAATGACGCATCAATTTAAAAACATAACTCAAACGATAGCGTTCACACATCCACAAAACATTAACCGAAGTGCCACTTACCAACAAGGCATGTGCAATTCCGACAACTTTGTAACATTCCCCACCGGCACCACTGTTCTCTTTGTTGGCTTGATAAAGCAGTGGTGATCTAAATTTTGCAATTTTACCAAATGTTGCTTCGCCCCAAGGGTACTTGTTAAATTCCTCCAAGTCGTCAACTAAATGCCAATAACTGATGTTTATGGTATCTCTATCTGGACGGCCCATTAAGAATTTATGCACAACCAAAAGTAATGCCAATTTCACCTTGTCTAGAGAAGAGCAAGTAGAATTCCTTTTGGAGAGGAGATCCTTCACTTTGGATCCACTTACACGGTTTTGGTTGGGGAAATAGGTCCTCATTAGGGATGAGGAATTGGGTGGAGATATGAAATCTTTCTCCGGTTTCTTGAAACTAAGCCCTGTAATCAAAGCAAATTCTCTCTTGCCAAAATGCAATACTTTTCCACCAACTTTAAAGTGCATTTCATCTGGTTTATCATCCATGTGAATCTCCCTCGAAAGTAAGAAATGAACAACGCTGCCGCTGAATTTGGAATCTTCTGGCACCAAAAGTAGATGGCCAATTGCGGTGCCCTTAAATATGGCTTGCTCATCAACAGATAGCCAGTCCCGTACTTCAGGCAGTAGCAGTAAACCTGAgtaatttgaaatatttacatatCTATCCCTATACTTGGGAGGGTGAATATACCCGCTACAAACCGCAAAAACAGTTAGCGTTTTAGAGTTCTTTAAATGTAAAATTTAGGGAGATACAGTTGCAATAAAATTTGTAATGCATGCAAATTTCCAATTCACCTGTCATTAGCACCTTCAACCGCcatttttcaacaatggcttttCCTTTGATCGATAAGTTGGAATCTACATACCAGAATTGTGGGTTAGCAATGATTATGATACAACTCCACTGTTAAGACTGAAATATTGAATCTTAATTAGTGGCCGATAAGTATGAATCTCATTGAAAGTCGTATTCTATGTGAAACAAACAATATTCGTGTGAGGAATTTTATCAAAAACTTATCATGCATGTCAATTTCTCCACTCATATTGATTTCAACTACACTTTAAAGACAATAGAGCTGAAAGAGGAAGTTGCTGTAAACTCTAGTTATTTAAAAGAACAAGAATTAGTTGATTTAAAACACAATTAATAAATCCGTTTCAAACTAAAATTTCAGACTTTAAAGAGTTTGAATCGTACCTGAAGTTCAGATGTGGGTACTTAGTGCTTGTTTTCCGATTGAAAGGAATTCAGAGGTGGAGTATCAGTTTAGAAGGTTCATTTTTTAATGCCACTAAACTTACAGGTGTGCGTCGTATAAAACCCTCTGAAACGTGGCATAGGGAACGGAGGTACGCAATACTAATACACGTATCGGAGGGCAGTTTAGTCTTACTATTCCATGTCTTGGTGTCTTGTATGCGGAGATCTGTCTGTATGCTGGTCTATTCCATGACCTTTGACCCGATTTCATCCTTTTTAGactgggaaaattaggctaaggctcaACTCAttgataacccataatatgagtcacttaattaaaaaaagtttaaatctaggctccGAATTATTAAAATACATTCATACCCttatatatattgtcaagcccttaattaaataaaatttaaaactaagcccaaaattattaaaaatacgTTACAATAACTTAttagcgtgtgtaacttctagttacacacgcatctgtctagtgtaattgagaattacatatgcatctatctagtgtaattgagagttacacatgcatctgatttGTGTATTCAGCGTTAACTCCAATTCCAGTGAGATCATTACcacatttaagcaattagcttttatgaagtttaaatctttccctttccttcttgtcttcttcactccaaaatgcttgcatatctgcaacgaaataaacatccatggattaggttggatgaacaaaaagcaaaaaaaaataaatatattatacAACAATTGTAAGGTAGAATTATAGAACAAAGATCACAGAAAAGACACATGATAACGtatcttagcatgtgtaattcCCTACACATGCATCTGTCATGTGTAATTGAcatttacacatgcatatgacttggatacctagcatgtggaattttttggttgcaagtttgttcattttagcatgtgtaactaggagttacacatgcatataccaTGTATAACTGAGAGTTACAGATACACCTGacatgtgtaactgagagttacacatccatataaagCACACATTTTCAACTATAAAAGAGCTAAGAATCATCACTTTTCACCTCGTTATTCAAGAATCTCACTGACACCAACAATCACCTTAAATCCTTGAGAAAGTGCATATGCAACTTTCTTTCTGAAGAACTACATAACCATATTTCAAAAGCATCCAATCAATGTTACAGAACTatataaaaattaagaaaacacaaaggaaaagatgttgtgccACAAGAGTTGTACATAACAGTAGCAATTAAGCTTCtatgcaaaaaataaaataaaattaattacctCATTTCATTCATTTAGCAAAGCACTTCTTTCAAAGAGGTTGAGAATAACCCAGGGGATGTTTAAACTGGAAAGCATCTCAATACTGCATAAACAAGGGACGCGAGTTTTATTTATTCATGTATGCCTGAGTAGTATTCTAGTATTATACCAGAATATAGAAAACATGAATGCATGATGTGAGAAGATTAACTACTGtaaataggagttacacatgcatttgaatagtgtaactaggagttacagatGCATTTgaatagtgtaactgagagttacagatgcacctgacttgtgtaactgagagttacacatccatagaaTGCAAAGAAATGTCTAATGTCTTACACCTAAACTCGTAAGAAATGTCCAATGTCTAGTGCAATAAAAGTTTTTCAGCAAATCAAGttcaataaagataaaaaatgaaGGTGCAAAACCATACATGTGAGGGATGTATCTGAGTCATCCCCAAGTCGCCTTGCTTCCCATAGAAAATCCAATTACATAGAATTTTGATCCTAGACCCAACTGGTCAGCAAGCTCTTCCACATCTAAAGCAGTACTCTTATCTGTAGGTTTCGATTCGGATCAATTTATTCATACCTAGCTCTataaaattagcatgtgtaactggtggttacacatctaattagcatgtgtaacttgtttTTACAgttctaattagcatgtgtaactagcagctACACATTCATATAACTTGCGTACTTGTAAAGTCTGAAGGCATCATACTTCAAAAGCTAATAGTCCATACCAATGCTTAATGTTGTTGATAAATACAATGAACCAATACAGTATACACACATGAACTAGTgccaaaataaaaatggaaacgaATATTGCTCAATATTTACCTTTCAACAGACACACATGAACTGCTGCTGTCCACCACCACTACCTTCTCATCCTCCTCCCAAACCTGTACCTCCACCACCAAAATCACCACAACTTCGTTTGTAGACCAAGACTGAAGATAAGCAAACTAAAAAACAAACTCAACTGGGAACTTCAGTAAAATGTTAATGTTGCTTATATCCAAGCAAACCAAACGCAGAAAGAGACAAGTAGTGAGAAATGAAATCAAGTCGTGATATCTTCTGAACCTTGTTCCCATGCTTCATAGCTGCCTCAAACACAAACACCTGAAAATTACGAATTCCAAATGATTCATTAACTAATACCACTTCATAATCAATTCAAGATTTCTGTGAATATAAAAAAACGACCACCTACTCCAAAAGCACCGCCACTACTAAAATCTGCTGACACACATACAAACGCATTGTAATCTGCTAGTACACATACAAAATCCATGTGTcatcagaagttacacatgcatatggcatgtgtaatcggAAGTTACATATCCTGGTACCAAGGAAAATGACAGGCATAACTATGGACAAATCAAAATGAAAGTACAAACATCCCCAAATCAATTCGGTGCTACTAAAATCTGCTGACACACATACAAACGCATGTGTAATCTTCTACTACACATACAAAATTCATGTTTaatcagaagttacacatgcatatggcatgtgtaatcagAAGTTACATATCCTGTTACCAAGGAAAATGACAGGCATAACTATGgacaaatcaaaatcaaagtacAAACATCCTCAAATCAAGCCAGTACTTCATAATTCCATAATCTAAACAGTCGTAAACAAGCATCCTTGTAGCAAGCATTAGGAACTTCCAACATAACACAaattaaatcatgttttcatgttACTTACGTGTAATAGTTTTATGCTTTCAAAATTActaataaacaaacaaaaaaaattgcagATCAGAACACTCTTAATTAATAATTGATGAAAGGAAACTATCAACATTTCATATAACATACTTGAAATCTAAATAATCTGATAGTTTAAATATGAAAAATCAACAAATCGagcaacaacaataacaacaacgtTCAAAACTTACCTAGATTAGAGATCTGCTCATTCAGGAAAAATCGTATTGGTCTTTTCCTTCGATCTGAATGGAatcatccaaaataaaatttcTAAACATGATTACAACAAATGAAAAAGAATCACTATAGATTGAAGTTTATCTGATTTCAATGATCTCATATGGGTAGAAATATAAAAACACGATGATTATTGATCTGAAATTAGATTTAAGATTAGATCAAAATTTCAGCAACAAATCCTAATAAAgagatttcttaaaaaaaaaaaaaaaaactctgaaaacCTTAGTTCCAATTGAAGAGAATGATAAAAGTATTATAGATCTAAACTATAATTCCAAATCAGATCAAAAATTCGAAGTGAAATCAaatgaattagggttttaaaaccaTAAATCAGTCATTCATAagtttatttttgttaaaaacaTGACGAGATTTCAATTGAATCGAGTATAGAGATGAGAAACTTATCTGTTTTGTtagatttgttgatgaaattgttgCGGTTCAACATTAATCTTCTGATATTCAAAACCTAGAAATAATTTTTGCCGGaccgagagagaaagagaatggagaagagagagaaagaaaatagataaatgaaaatatctactgagattcctcttgtatatataataaagggtagtgttgtcattattaaaattcgtaatactccctccgtcctagtttactagccaaaataggattttgcaaaaacttgaaacaaattcaaattacttccacatacaccatcaatctttcaaATCACCTGTTTAATATACAAGTTTTTGTAtcctagtttttatttctttcttgataattagataattttagtgggaaatatagtaattttttggtacacttttgttaaaaaaaaaacacaactttgGCAAGTAaagtaggacggagggagtaattaattatgggccagatctgaagaaaatttgattttttgggcctagcagtatcattttcctaaaatatggagttgatagtggaggatccattttgtggggcgtctatatgttgaatccatatagtagggggttctggTATTTTTCACTTTTAGATTTTCTGTTTCCAGGGTATGTGGCCTTTCAAGCCTCCTGCTCAGAGGGTATCGGTGTGATTGATCTGCCTCTTGGTTTGGACGTTCCTctccattgttttttttttttttgtaatttcccTGATGCTTCACTTATCCGAAACTTCGTTAGCTTTTTCAAGTGATAGCTGGCCATTACGAAAGGTTGTTGTGCATGCTGAGAGATTTCATTACTGACATAGTTCGAGACTTAGTCTGAATGCCAGCAAGAGCAGCTCGGTTTTGGCATAATGCAAACCGTTACTAGTGTGAGCTAGCTTGAGGAGTTGAAGTTCAGAATGGGTGGCAACATGGTGGTTTCTCAAGATATTATGAATTTTGTTCCCCcgcttggattttttttttgacttaaaagttgatttcattaactaaaaagagaaaaagaatgcAGGGGGAACGCCTAAGCGAGTATAAAGGTGATGTCAGAGACACaccaaaacaaagaaaagaaaactaaagGAGTGGAAAATCCAACTCCAAGACAAGGTAATACAAAGACAACAGGCAACAAAAAACAACTGTTTCGAATGCACCAAGAAAGACAAAACTATTTTAGTTTCCTAGCGGCGGAGCGTTGGCCTTTACCTAGATTCTCGCTGTTTGGTAATTCGCCATTCCATTTCAGCCTTGATCTCTTTTCTTGCTAGTTTTGCCTTCATAATCCAAATAACAATCATATCTATCACATTCTACATCACAGAATTCTTCGCCATCCACCTCACATTCTTCAATTGCAACTCTATCTTCATTTTGAGCAGGCTTACTCAACACTCTGAAAGAGTAGTTCACTTTGACCTGGGGGATCACTGCTCCTAGGCTTGGGCTTATCATACTTATCAGTTGTTTCCGTCTCCCAATTCCGATGTCCCTTTACAATAAAGGGGTTGTGTTTCGCTTGACCACTCTTCTGCATACTTGGAGTCTTGATTGGACTCTTTGCATTATCACTGACCATAATGCTAGCGTTATCTGTCAGTTGTAGCATGCTTAGCAGGAGATTTCCTGCTTGAAGCAGTCTCCCAGTTTCCATGTCCCTTCACAATGAAAGGGTTATGTTTCCCTTCCCCACTCTTCTGTATGCTTGCAGTCTTGATGGAACTCTTTGCTGGAGCCACTTGACTCTTCACCATGCTGCCAACCTTATCTCCACTCATGCTTAAGCTTGTGTCATCAACTGATTTTTTCCTTAATCTTTGAAGACCATGTCCTGAGT encodes the following:
- the LOC113307826 gene encoding uncharacterized protein LOC113307826; translation: MAVEGANDSGYIHPPKYRDRYVNISNYSGLLLLPEVRDWLSVDEQAIFKGTAIGHLLLVPEDSKFSGSVVHFLLSREIHMDDKPDEMHFKVGGKVLHFGKREFALITGLSFKKPEKDFISPPNSSSLMRTYFPNQNRVSGSKVKDLLSKRNSTCSSLDKVKLALLLVVHKFLMGRPDRDTINISYWHLVDDLEEFNKYPWGEATFGKIAKFRSPLLYQANKENSGAGGECYKVVGIAHALLVWALDIMPGLLNLCGRKIESRGWQPHMLCVLCTRSPEYPRLIRTLEVNDVHVLSDIMWQKGDANQLLVLGLEEGTTELSSFIWTEKERHEYHGESSQRDSFHETEDCNQDHEVPDAASVLLSKKRKVSTEENECGTSMKDSHSKDVHKGNMSSCSREKTTRTETLEVDISPFPPGFTRASVQERVEGFERVDNLKIPEEYVILYKKIYEKHGHMATKKVIKFNDAMLLTCVTSLLKIISAMEYVRGSELSEALLERWEGFIKDAESLEFNIKWLRKGFNRLRYHWRSSFGIDTEIESHIQVLDVMQVRYDGLLTREDELNAELSKVKIQKRKAEAAISCELIATQEKLTQKIKFKNEVVLGLVLS